The Caretta caretta isolate rCarCar2 chromosome 10, rCarCar1.hap1, whole genome shotgun sequence genome has a window encoding:
- the METRN gene encoding meteorin isoform X2, which translates to MPLVLWALCLGVLDTVLCSYSEDQCSWRGSGLSQESGSVEQISLHCAEGSLEWLYPAGALRLSLSPRLPISTAAKGKSPRQVTTCIKPSSTFRGAQIYLERNGILELLLSEADASLRRRVRCFTWLPQEKVALFLQSTLHQDISRRIAAFRYELRGDWNSRLSLPSSNLSMEGACRPCNNTEILMAICTSDFVIRGNIRTVSNDVEMQESIISVSAMRIHRQKFTLFQPAGKSSKSMGSIHTLLQCGVKPGPGSFLFMGWLHFGEAWLTCAPRYKDFRRIYEDAHQAHENPCEVSLD; encoded by the exons ATGCCTTTGGTGCTGTGGGCTCTTTGCCTTGGTGTCCTGGATACGGTCCTTTGCAGTTATTCAGAAGACCAgtgcagctggagggggag TGGCCTGTCCCAGGAATCGGGCAGCGTGGAGCAGATCTCTCTACACTGTGCTGAGGGCTCACTTGAGTGGCTGTACCCAGCCGGGGCTTTACGCCTCAGCCTCTCCCCTCGCCTCCCCATTAGCACTGCAGCCAAAGGGAAGAGCCCCAGGCAGGTCACCACCTGTATCAAGCCCTCCAGCACCTTCCGAGGAGCTCAGATCTATCTGGAGAGGAATGGGATCCTGGAGCTGCTGTTGTCTGAGGCAGATGCCTCCCTTCGCCGCAGGGTGCGCTGCTTCACCTGGCTGCCCCAGGAGAAAGTGGCACTGTTCCTTCAGTCTACCCTGCACCAGGACATCAGCCGTCGGATTGCTGCCTTCCGCTATGAGCTGCGGGGAGACTGGAACTCACGCCTCTCACTGCCCTCCAGCAACCTCAGCATGGAAG GGGCATGCCGGCCGTGTAATAACACGGAGATCTTGATGGCCATTTGCACTAGTGACTTTG TCATTCGTGGCAACATCCGGACCGTCTCCAATGATGTTGAGATGCAGGAATCCATCATCAGCGTGAGTGCCATGCGCATTCACAGGCAGAAATTCACTTTGTTCCAGCCTGCCGGCAAATCCAGCAAATCCATGGGCAGCATCCACACCCTGCTGCAATGTGGAGTGAAACCAGGACCTGGCAGCTTCCTCTTCATGGGGTGGCTGCACTTTGGGGAGGCCTGGCTTACCTGTGCTCCCCGTTACAAAGACTTCCGGCGTATCTATGAGGATGCGCACCAGGCTCATGAGAACCCCTGTGAAGTCTCGCTGGACTGA